In one window of Erwinia tasmaniensis Et1/99 DNA:
- the rplJ gene encoding 50S ribosomal protein L10, with protein sequence MALNLQDKQAIVAEVSEVAKGALSAVVADSRGVTVDKMTELRKAGREAGVYMRVVRNTLLRRVVEGTQFECLKDTLTGPTLIAYSMEHPGAAARLFKEFAKANAKFEVKAAAFEGELISAAQIDRLATLPTYDEAIARLMATMKEAAAGKLVRTLAAVRDQKEATAA encoded by the coding sequence ATGGCCTTAAATCTTCAAGACAAACAAGCGATTGTTGCTGAAGTCAGCGAAGTAGCCAAAGGCGCGCTGTCTGCGGTAGTTGCGGATTCTCGTGGCGTTACCGTAGATAAAATGACCGAACTGCGTAAAGCAGGTCGTGAAGCTGGCGTATACATGCGTGTTGTTCGTAACACCCTGCTGCGCCGCGTCGTTGAAGGTACTCAGTTTGAGTGCCTGAAAGACACGTTAACCGGTCCAACCTTGATTGCATACTCTATGGAACACCCGGGCGCTGCTGCTCGTCTGTTCAAAGAGTTCGCGAAAGCGAATGCAAAATTTGAGGTTAAAGCTGCAGCCTTTGAAGGCGAGCTGATCAGTGCGGCTCAGATCGACCGCCTGGCAACTCTGCCTACTTACGATGAAGCAATCGCACGCCTGATGGCAACCATGAAAGAAGCCGCTGCCGGCAAACTGGTTCGCACTCTGGCTGCTGTACGCGATCAGAAAGAAGCCACCGCTGCTTAA
- the rplL gene encoding 50S ribosomal protein L7/L12 gives MSITKDQIIEGVAALSVMEIVELISAMEEKFGVSAAAAVAGPAAAAEAVEEKTEFDVVLKAIGANKVAVIKAVRGATGLGLKEAKDLVESAPAALKEGISKDDAEALKKVLEEAGAEVEVK, from the coding sequence ATGTCAATCACTAAAGACCAAATCATTGAAGGCGTTGCAGCTCTGTCTGTAATGGAAATCGTTGAACTGATCTCCGCTATGGAAGAGAAATTCGGCGTGTCTGCTGCTGCTGCTGTCGCAGGTCCTGCTGCTGCTGCTGAAGCTGTAGAAGAAAAAACCGAGTTCGACGTGGTACTGAAAGCTATCGGCGCTAACAAAGTTGCCGTGATCAAAGCAGTACGTGGCGCAACTGGTCTGGGCCTGAAAGAAGCTAAAGACCTGGTTGAGTCTGCACCTGCTGCCCTGAAAGAAGGCATCAGCAAAGACGACGCAGAAGCACTGAAGAAAGTACTGGAAGAAGCTGGCGCAGAAGTTGAAGTTAAATAA